The Candidatus Brocadia sp. genomic sequence CCATCGTAAATAGGTGTCCCATAACCGGTAAAATGAACCTGACCCTCATAAGCTTTTCCAATAGCCTGAAAGACCCTGAAATTTTTACCAATAAAATCGTTGAGTTCCTCGGCGTCTCTGCAACGAAGGAAACCTTCTCGAAAGAATTTTAGGGTATCTTCCAGATTTTCATGTGAAAATCCTGTCATATAAAAACCATATGGATTAGCCTTAACCCTTTTAAAATAGTCAAGGCTGTTATCTATTGAACGCAACAAGGTGTCTCTGCTATAATCATCCTGAAATTTGGGAAGTTGTTTGGGGTCGGTAATCTCTACCAGTGTATCGCCGGATTCTCGAGGTACCAGGAGAGGTCTTTTCTTAAACATGGCACAGCCCGATCCCATTATAGCAATGAGAATTGCAGTTAGAAGAAAAACCGTACGGACATTCCTTTTTATTTCCATGTGAATCACACCCCCTTATCAAGAAAATTGCCCAAAAACCCAAATCTCAAACCATCACAAACTATACTATTCAGGCGGTATTTTATATTTCTCATCCCAGAGAATCAAAGGAAAAATGAGGAACATGAGAATTACATTCTTTAATTACTAAAAAACATTTAATTTGACAACCAGTTATTATTTAAAGTAAAATTTGACCCGTAGTAAAAAGCCTGCTCTTTTTGGTTAATGAAATTGATTACAGGTATTTCTCCCGCAAATATGTGGGCGTTAAAAGGGAATCCATATCTTGTTATTATGAAAACGAGATGAGGAGCGGACCCGCCGCTGTAACCGGGAACGAAAGTCACAATACCACTGGAAAAGCCGTTTAAACGGATTAAACTGTTCAAATGGCTTACTGGGAAGGGGTGACCAGTAGGATGATCCGGGAGCCAGAAGACCTGCCTGTAATTGCTTCACGTAGTCTTCGATGGTAAAGAAGGTGAAGGGTATTAATCGCAGATTTCGCAGATTACACAGACAAACGAGCAAATTCATTGTGCCAGTTGAACACACAGCAGAGGATGCTGAGATATTTAGAGAATAGCAAATAAAATCACCTTTAGTTTTTTCTCTGAGTTCTCCGCGCTGTGGCAAACTCCACAAAATAGTATCCGTGCCATCTGTGAAATCTAAGGTCTGGATGTTTTTCTAAAACCCGTGCCCTCCCTATCGGAGACATGGGTTTTTTTGTTTTTAGGAAAGGTGCAATGTCAAGGACACTACTATTCGTTACCTTCTTTTTTTTCACGTCATTTTTTGCATTAGAAAACGTAGTATACGCCATGCATATTACCGAAGGAATTTTACCCCCTAAATGGGTTTTTACGTGGTTTGCGGTATCACTGCCTTTTGTAGGGATTGGAACATATCATCTTAAACAAAAGAAAAGGAGAGTACCAAGTTTTCTGCCTATGGTGGGTATGCTTGGAGCAGCGGTATTTGTATTTTCCTGTTTTCCCATCCCAGTTATTGCCCTGAATGGAATGGCTACTTCCCATCCGTGTGGTACGGGTATGAGCGCTGTCTTGTTGGGCCCTTTTGTTAGTGTGTTGGTAGCAGCCATTGCCTTATTGATTCAAGCCTTGTTTCTCGCCCATGGCGGGCTAACTACGCTGGGTGGAAATATATTTTCTATGGGTATTCTGGGTTCGTTTTCTGGCTATTTTGCCTTTAAAATAGCACAACGATGCAGGTTGCCGCTATTTTGGAGCGGATTCCTTGCCGGTATGGTCTCTGATTTATTTACCTATCTGGGTACATCTCTTGAGTTAGGGCTGCTTGTGATAGGAAACGGCGGGTCATTCTTTAAAGCCACTGGAGAAATTTTTGCGGTGTTCATGATGACCTCACAAGGAATACTGTGTGTTGTTGAGGGAGTCGTAGTGGGATTTGTGCTGGTCTTTGTTTATAAACGGAGACCGGGTATTTTGCTGACCCTTGGAGTAATGAGAGATGATACAAAATCCATTCAGGCATAAGACAAATGTCTTCTTTATTGCTTTTCTGATTTCAGCCGTGCTCCCCACGGCATTGTTTGCCAAAGAACGTTCGGAGAATACTGATATGCCTGTAGCACAAACAAGTGAAGAAGGGGCATGGACCGGCATTGATGTAAGCATTGTGGGTAAATATGCGGCAAAGTATGGCCACCCACCCCGTGATCCTTATATCAATACCGACCAGGGTGATTTGCTCCTTTTTGTGTTTACCTTCGCCGGGGTAATTGGCGGGTTTGTTATTGGATTTAATGTACGAAGACTTTTTTATGAAAAATAGACAATAATTAAGCACCCTATGGAATTTTTCCATCACACATTTTCTGATATGTATGCCCGCCGGAACAACTGGCTAACAAGGATTGACGTAAGGGTAAAGCTGTTCTACGTCATTTCTCTGCTTGCAATAAATCTATTGGCAAAAAATATATGTATCCCGTCAGTTTTCCTTTCTGTATCTTTCATCCTGCTCCTTTCTATAAAAATTCCCCTTATAGCAATACTTCGAAGTATGCTTCTGCCGGTGTTGTTTTCACTGTTAATCCTGATTATAAAAGGTCTGCATGAGGGCCAAACAGCGTGGCTGTCCTTTTCAATTGCAGGATACAACATACTATTGAAAGAAGAAGGGCTGCAGAGCGGGCTTTATACCAGCAGCAAGGTACTGGGAGGTATTTCATTGGTAATGATATTTTCCTTTACAACAACAATAAGTCTGTTGTGTGCAGGTTTAAAATGGTTTCGCGTACCAAACACAATAGTCGAACTGCTGGCCTTTATCTATCGATATATCTTCCAGCTCTTAGATGAAGTATCTACGATGTGGACTGCACAAAAATCGCGTTTAGGCCATACCTCTTGGAAAAAAACAATAAAATCCCTGGGAATATTAGGCGGACTGCTTATCATCCGTGCCTTTGAAAGGGCAGAACGAACCTACGAAGCGATG encodes the following:
- the cbiQ gene encoding cobalt ECF transporter T component CbiQ, which encodes MEFFHHTFSDMYARRNNWLTRIDVRVKLFYVISLLAINLLAKNICIPSVFLSVSFILLLSIKIPLIAILRSMLLPVLFSLLILIIKGLHEGQTAWLSFSIAGYNILLKEEGLQSGLYTSSKVLGGISLVMIFSFTTTISLLCAGLKWFRVPNTIVELLAFIYRYIFQLLDEVSTMWTAQKSRLGHTSWKKTIKSLGILGGLLIIRAFERAERTYEAMYVRGYEGGGILTVNLSPWNKKDYTLAIGMVLILPLLVYTGKMQIW
- a CDS encoding energy-coupling factor ABC transporter permease, whose amino-acid sequence is MSRTLLFVTFFFFTSFFALENVVYAMHITEGILPPKWVFTWFAVSLPFVGIGTYHLKQKKRRVPSFLPMVGMLGAAVFVFSCFPIPVIALNGMATSHPCGTGMSAVLLGPFVSVLVAAIALLIQALFLAHGGLTTLGGNIFSMGILGSFSGYFAFKIAQRCRLPLFWSGFLAGMVSDLFTYLGTSLELGLLVIGNGGSFFKATGEIFAVFMMTSQGILCVVEGVVVGFVLVFVYKRRPGILLTLGVMRDDTKSIQA